The nucleotide window ACAAACACGCTCATAAAAGTTTTTAAGTAGGTCGTAAGTATGTACCTATCTAATATCTTCATTTAGGCAAAAAACCTTAATCGAGATTATTTATATAATAACCTTTGTATTTATTCTTATCAAAAGTAAATAAGGTTTGAGAAATTGGTTCATTTGTTTTGAAAGAATTAACCGTTAATGTAGTCCTCGTACCATTTTTTCCAACTTCTATTAAGTTGTAAATATGTTTTGTTGTTGCATCAATTCCTAATAAAACATTCTTTATTTCAGAATTGGCATCAATAGGGGTGAGTTTAACATATTGTATTTTTCTTCCTTGTACATCTTGTAATATATCCATTGAGTAGGTATAACCTTCCTTGTAAAAAGACAGCATTTTACTTGGAGTTATTGTGTTTTCATCTTCGGTATTATCTGAAGAAATTGTAACTTCTTCATCCTCAGGATTAATGGTATATAGGGTTTTACCATCATAAATTCTGGTAACACCTAAAATGTTCAAAAGATATTGATCACCTTTCATTACAACATCCCCACGAGTTTCTTGATTTATATTTTCGCTTAAATTCTGCAATACATATTTAAAGTCGATAGATATATTATCGTAAGATTTAACTTTATTGTGTACTTCATTCAACAATGTTTCTGCTTGTTTGGAAGATTGGGAAAATCCCATAAATCCAACAAATAAAATTATGAGGGTAATTAATCGTTTCATTTTATTTCGAGTTATTTTATTAGTATAAATTTTCATCCCTAAGATGTTGTTCTAGGGCGGTTAAATCAGGAATCAAAACCTGTCGTGCTTTACTTCCTTCAAAACCTCCAACGATTCCAGCAGCTTCCAGCTGATCAATTAACCTTCCAGCCCTGTTATAACCAAGCTTCAATTTTCTTTGAAGTAAAGATGCTGAACCTTGTTGTGCAGTTACTATAACTTCTGCAGCCTCCTTGAACAATTTATCTCGGTCCTCTAGATCTATATCAATACCTGTGCCACTTTCCTCCCCAACATATTCAGGAAGGTGATAAGCATCTGGATATGCTTTTTGAGAACCAATAAATTCAGTTATGCGTTCAACCTCAGGGGTGTCAACAAATGCGCATTGAATTCTAGTAACATCATTACCTTGGGTATAAAGCATATCTCCACGTCCAATTAATTGATCTGCTCCAGAATTATCCAAAATAGTTCTGGAGTCTATTTTTGAGGTCACCCTAAACGCAATACGCGCTGGGAAATTCGCTTTAATTATACCGGTAATAACGTTTACTGAAGGACGTTGAGTTGCAATAATCAAGTGAATACCAATGGCCCTAGCCAATTGAGCCAAACGGGCTATAGGAGTTTCTATTTCCTTTCCGGCAGTCATAATCAAATCCGCAAATTCGTCAACTACCAAAACAATATATGGTAAGTATTGATGACCTTCATTAGGATTTAATTTCCGAGATTTAAATTTTTCGTTGTATTCTTTGATGTTACGACACATTGCATTTTTAAGCATGTCGTAACGGTTGTCCATTTCAATACATAAAGAATTCAAGGTATTAATAACCTTTGTAGTATCTGTGATAATAGCATCTTCGCTATCTGGGAGTTTAGCTAAATAATGCCGCTCAATTTTATTAAATAAAGTTAGCTCCACCTTTTTAGGATCAACCAAAACAAATTTTACTTCAGCAGGATGCTTTTTATATAATAAAGAAGTTAAAACAGCATTAAGACCAACCGATTTTCCTTGTCCGGTTGCACCAGCCATTAATAAGTGCGGCATCTTGGCCAAATCAACTACCATTGTCTCATTGCTAATGGTTTTACCAAAAGCAATTGGTAATTCCATTTCAGATTTTTGAAATTTTTGAGATGCTATTACAGATCTCATTGAAACAATGGTGGCATTTTTATTTGGAACTTCTATACCGATTGTTCCTTTACCAGGGATAGGAGCTATAATTCTTATGCCTAGTGCTGCCAAGGAAAGGGCTATGTCATCTTCTAGGTTTTTAATTTTGGAAATTCGGATCCCTGCATCAGGAACAATTTCATACAAGGTAACTGTTGGCCCAATCGTAGCTTTAATACTTGAAATCCCTATTTTATAATTATTGAGGGTTTCAACAATCCTATTTTTGTTTTCCTCTAGTTCCTCTTGATTTATTGTAATTCCCTCACCTTCGTATTTTTTAAGTAAGTCTAATGGAGGGAATTGATAATTACTTAATTCTAGTGTGGGGTCAAAAAGCCCAAAATCTTTAACTAATTTATTAGATAGATTGTCTGTTTCAGAAAGTTCCTCTCGCGACTCCTCAATTGCCATCTCTAGCTCGGGTTCTATTACATCTTCTTGATTTACTTCAATTTCAAAATCCTCATTCGCGGTACTTTTCGATTCTGTCGGTTCCTGTTTGGTTTTATCAACATTCAGATCAAATGCCGATTTAATTTCTTCGGCCTCTGCACTTAAATCATTATCAACCAAATAGACATCCGAATTGTCAGAATATGCAGGTTTTTGGTTTTCATTTTTGAACTTTTCTTTACTTATTTTCCAAATATTGGAAAAATTTTGAGCGGATACTTTAAATCTCAACGCCAAGTAAACAATTAACCCGAACAGGAGCAGTAGAGCAACACCGATTTTGCCAATATAATCTTGTAAAAATGTGTTCATTTCAAATCCGATGGCACCACCCAACATTCCATAAGAATGCCCAAAAAAGCCAAAGAATATAGAGAGCCAAACAACGATTAGACTTCCCCAGATCCAATGCTTAGCCAATTTAACTTTGTTAATATCTAAGGTTATATAAACCCCGCTTAAGAATATGAGTCCAGCAAAAATAAAAGAGGCCACACCAAATCCTTGATTTATGAACAGGTCACTTACCCATGCTCCAACCTTGCTTAACCAGTTTTCCGCTTCAACATCCCTATTGGTGAAAGCTTCTATAGCACTTTGGTCAATGTTTCCAGTAAATAAATGGGATAGGAATGCTATAAACAGCAATAATCCAAGTATAATCAGTAAACTTCCATATATAAGTTTTTGTTGGTTGGAAAGTTTAACAGTAGTAGTCTTGGAGGCTGAGGATTGTTTTGTTGATTTCTTGCCCTTTTTCTTCGCCATCAACGCTGAGTTAGATTAAAACAAAAATACAAATATCTAACGTTTATCATAATGGAAATTGTATTTCAAAAAAAGCTAAGGATTTATTTAGTTTTAAAAAATCTTAGGAAAGTAAATTATCGAACCAATAACAATGGCAGTAATTGCAGCAAAAAAAACCGCACCAGCAGAGACATCTTTAATTCTACCGATTAATTTATGATAATCTGGATGAACAAAATCAGAAATCTTTTCTACAGCTGTATTTAAACCTTCAATACTCATTATTAAACCAATACATAGTATTTGGGCGATCCATTCCATTGTTGAAATCTGGAAATAAAATCCGGCAATAGTCATTAAAATGGCAATGACAAACTGAATCTGAACACTAGACTCTGTCCAAATTAAAATCACCGCACCTTTAAAAGCATATTTTACACTTTTTAACCTATTAATAAGCAGTGGTTCCTTTGACTTATTCATTAATTTGTTTTAAAGCTTTAAAAGCCGAGTCATAATCTGGTTCATCGGAGTTTTCGTAAACCTGTTCAGCGTATTGTATGGTTCCGTCTTTCCCTAATACTATCAAGCATCTAGATAAAAGGTTTTTAAGTGGTCCATCTACAAATTCAATCTGATAATTTTTTCCAAAACTACTATACCTATAGTCAGATAAGGTTTCAATGTAGTTCAATTCTTTACCAGTCATAAATTTTCGCATCGCAAAAGGAAGATCTTTAGAAATACAAAGAATCTTTACGTTTCCAATAGTTTTGGCATACTCATTTAATTCCAAAATAGATTTTGAACAAGTCGAGGTATCGACACTATGCAAAACGTTTAAAATAACGTTTTGACCTAAATAACTTTTTAAGGTACGTTCAGTGAGGTCGTTAGCTACTAATTGGAAGTTTGGGGCTTTGGTACCAACTTCTGGCAATTCGCCGAAAGTGTGAACAGGAATACTTTTTAATACTACAGTCGCCATTAAACTATAAAAATGAGGCTTATTTATTATGTAAAGATATTAGTTAGGAAGAGAAATTATAACAGAATAAATAGAATTATTGGTTGTATTACTCAAAAGGTGATTTAGGATGAGTTAAGCATTATAATATTTGCTATTCCAAATCTCTGAATTAAAATTCTTTCCACGACTAATGCCAAAGAATATTATAACAAAGCCAACTGCTTTAAACATAAAAAGATAGAGAAAGAAAAATTCGGTTAATTCTTTGCCTTCATCATATACAGAGAAGGGTACCATAAGGCATAACAGTAAACTTGATAATAGTGCAAATATTAAAGTGTTATTTATATTTTTAAAAGGAAGACAAACCCATTTTCTTAAAGGATGTAAATCCTTACCCCATTTGTATATGAGGTAATAATAATCATTGGTTATAGGTGCAAAAAGAAGTGGGTCATCTGCATTTTCCAGTTTTAGCGATTTAGATGGCGCCATTATTTTGAAACCGTCCAATTCTGTATTATGGAGATTTTCGAGATGGCGGATTTCATTTAAGGCTTCAGTTGGAATCTTTCCTTTAAAAAAATTGCTATCTAAAAAACGAAGTCTATAATCTATACAAACCGTTCTAATTGCACTAATATGGAATATTCGGTCAGATTCCAAAAGATCAAAATCAAAGTCGTTAGAATGATTGTTGTCTACATTCTCTAACTTTGAATTGATTCGAGAATTTTCTTTTTCTATGCCATTTGTGATTTCTTCGAAAATTTCTTGTATTCCCTTATTTTTTCTAGAATATTGAACTTTTCGAAGACGATTTTCGAGATTTAGTGGTTTCAATTTTGAAGCAGTTTTGCCTAAAAATATAACTTAAATCATAAAAATCAAATAGATAGAAAAACGTTTATCTCAAAATTGCTCCAGTTTTACTTTCAAAACTCTTCTGCAATTTGGACATGATCTTGTCGATCTGATCATCCGTAAGGGTTTTCTGTTCGTCTTGCAAAATGAAACTCACGGCATAACTTTTTTTGCCAGAAGGCAGGTTTTTTCCTTGGTACACATCAAAAAGATCAACTTCTTTGAGCAATTTTCTTTCAGTACTATAGGCAATGTCCTTTATTAAATCAAAACTTACAGTATCATCTACTAATAAAGCAAAATCTCTTCTAACCTTAGGATATTTGGAAATAGGTTTGAATACCAATTTTTTGTTTTGGATTGCCTTCAAAATCGTATCCCATTTAAAATCGGCATAAAACACATCCTGGTTTATTCCAAAATAACTTAAAATGGATTTTGAAACTATTCCATATTCAACAAGGACATTGTTTCCGCTTGAAATATTTAATCCTTCAGAAAAGTCGGTATTTTCGACTGAAAAACTGTGTAAATCGGTAATTCCCAAACGTGCTAGTAAACTATCTACAACCCCTTTTAAATAAAAGAAACCAGATTTTTCCTTAGAAGCATTCCAGCGTTCTGCTTCCTTGTTTCCACAAATAAATAGAGACATTCTTTTGTGTTCCACATTAGAACCATCAATTTGGAAATAGGTTTTACCAAATTCAAATAGTTTCAATCGATCATTTTTATGATTGAGATTATAATTAATCACTTCTAATCCGGAATAAAGCAGCGATTGTCTCATAACGGACAAATCGTTACTCAGTGGGTTGATTATTTTAACTTGTAAATCTTCAGAAGTGTAATTGCCTAATTTAAAATAATCTGGAGTGGTAAGTGAATTATTTAATATTTCATAAAAACCAATAGACGTTAATTGATTGCCTACAATGTTTTGTAATTGAAAGTCTTCAATCCCAGTGGAATGTGAGATGGAAGCATTTAATTTTTCCGTAGTATTGATATTGTCATATCCGTAGACCCTTAATATCTCTTCAATTATATCCGCTTCTCTCGTAACATCATTTCGATATGCAGGAACGGTAAGGCCTAAGCCAGTCTCAGTAACACTATTTATATTTATGTCTAAAGACCGTAAAATGCGTTTTATGACTTCAGTTGGAATAACCTCGCCGATTAGTTTATTGGCATTTTCAAAATTTAAACGAACCATTTGGTCCTCAATTTTCTTTGGATAAAATTCCTCAATATCGCTAGTAATTTTACCGCCCGCAACCTCTTGAATCAAAAGCGCGGCACGTTTAAGGGCATATTCTGTTATGTTTGGGTCTATACCTCTCTCAAACCTGAATGATGCATCTGTATTAAGTGCGTGCCTTTTTGCTGTCTTTCTAATGCTGACAGGATCGAAATAAGCGCTTTCAAGAAAAATACTTGTTGTTTCTTCTGTAACACCACTATTAATTCCGCCAAAAACTCCTGCTATGCACATAGGTTTTTCAGCGTCACATATCATTAAATCTTCTTCATGAAGTTCTCTTTCTATCCCATCTAAAGTGATGAACTTTGTTCCTGAAGGCATTGTTTGCACTATAACCTTTCCTCCGTTAATTTTTCTAGCATCGAAAGCATGTAATGGTTGACCTAACTCATGAAGAACATAATTAGTGACATCCACGACATTGTTCTTTGGCATTAAACCAATGGCCTTCAATTTATTTTGTAACCAAATAGGTGACTGTTTTACTTTAAGATCTGAAATTGTAACGCCACAATATCTAGGTGCTTTAGTCTTGTCTTTTACATCAACACCAATTTTTAAAGTGCGATTATCCACATGGAATGAACTTACCGAAGGAGTTATCAACTCTACGTTCAATTCTTTTTGAATTAGCCCGGCTCTTAAATCACGTGCTACTCCAAAATGACTCATGGCATCTGCACGGTTTGGAGTTAATCCTATTTCGAAGATGTTATCTGATTCTACTTCAAATATTTTAGATACTGGCATGCCAGGTTTTAATTTGTCTTCCAAAACCATTATGCCATCGTGCGAGTCTCCTAAGCCTAGTTCGTCTTCCGCACAAATCATTCCATGACTCTCTTCACCTCTAATTTTACCTTTTTTAATGGTCCAGCTTTCTCCTTCTTTGGTGTAAAGATCTGTTCCTATAGTAGCAACAGGCACTTTTTGTCCCTTCGCTACATTTGGCGCACCACAAACAATTTGCACAACATCATCATCAGAAATCTTAACAGTGGTTAGTTTTAACCTGTCCGCGTTGGGATGCTTTTCACAAGTTATAACCTCACCAACCACTACACCTTTTAGCCCGCCTTTTACAGATTCAAACTCTTCAACCCCTTCAACCTCTAGACCTAAGTTGGTTAGCATTTCGGCAGTTTCAGTTGGAGTAAGATTGATTTTAATGAATTGTTTCAGCCAA belongs to Aegicerativicinus sediminis and includes:
- a CDS encoding LolA family protein — translated: MKRLITLIILFVGFMGFSQSSKQAETLLNEVHNKVKSYDNISIDFKYVLQNLSENINQETRGDVVMKGDQYLLNILGVTRIYDGKTLYTINPEDEEVTISSDNTEDENTITPSKMLSFYKEGYTYSMDILQDVQGRKIQYVKLTPIDANSEIKNVLLGIDATTKHIYNLIEVGKNGTRTTLTVNSFKTNEPISQTLFTFDKNKYKGYYINNLD
- a CDS encoding DNA translocase FtsK, with the protein product MAKKKGKKSTKQSSASKTTTVKLSNQQKLIYGSLLIILGLLLFIAFLSHLFTGNIDQSAIEAFTNRDVEAENWLSKVGAWVSDLFINQGFGVASFIFAGLIFLSGVYITLDINKVKLAKHWIWGSLIVVWLSIFFGFFGHSYGMLGGAIGFEMNTFLQDYIGKIGVALLLLFGLIVYLALRFKVSAQNFSNIWKISKEKFKNENQKPAYSDNSDVYLVDNDLSAEAEEIKSAFDLNVDKTKQEPTESKSTANEDFEIEVNQEDVIEPELEMAIEESREELSETDNLSNKLVKDFGLFDPTLELSNYQFPPLDLLKKYEGEGITINQEELEENKNRIVETLNNYKIGISSIKATIGPTVTLYEIVPDAGIRISKIKNLEDDIALSLAALGIRIIAPIPGKGTIGIEVPNKNATIVSMRSVIASQKFQKSEMELPIAFGKTISNETMVVDLAKMPHLLMAGATGQGKSVGLNAVLTSLLYKKHPAEVKFVLVDPKKVELTLFNKIERHYLAKLPDSEDAIITDTTKVINTLNSLCIEMDNRYDMLKNAMCRNIKEYNEKFKSRKLNPNEGHQYLPYIVLVVDEFADLIMTAGKEIETPIARLAQLARAIGIHLIIATQRPSVNVITGIIKANFPARIAFRVTSKIDSRTILDNSGADQLIGRGDMLYTQGNDVTRIQCAFVDTPEVERITEFIGSQKAYPDAYHLPEYVGEESGTGIDIDLEDRDKLFKEAAEVIVTAQQGSASLLQRKLKLGYNRAGRLIDQLEAAGIVGGFEGSKARQVLIPDLTALEQHLRDENLY
- a CDS encoding diacylglycerol kinase codes for the protein MNKSKEPLLINRLKSVKYAFKGAVILIWTESSVQIQFVIAILMTIAGFYFQISTMEWIAQILCIGLIMSIEGLNTAVEKISDFVHPDYHKLIGRIKDVSAGAVFFAAITAIVIGSIIYFPKIF
- the tpx gene encoding thiol peroxidase — translated: MATVVLKSIPVHTFGELPEVGTKAPNFQLVANDLTERTLKSYLGQNVILNVLHSVDTSTCSKSILELNEYAKTIGNVKILCISKDLPFAMRKFMTGKELNYIETLSDYRYSSFGKNYQIEFVDGPLKNLLSRCLIVLGKDGTIQYAEQVYENSDEPDYDSAFKALKQINE
- the pheT gene encoding phenylalanine--tRNA ligase subunit beta, which codes for MKISYNWLKQFIKINLTPTETAEMLTNLGLEVEGVEEFESVKGGLKGVVVGEVITCEKHPNADRLKLTTVKISDDDVVQIVCGAPNVAKGQKVPVATIGTDLYTKEGESWTIKKGKIRGEESHGMICAEDELGLGDSHDGIMVLEDKLKPGMPVSKIFEVESDNIFEIGLTPNRADAMSHFGVARDLRAGLIQKELNVELITPSVSSFHVDNRTLKIGVDVKDKTKAPRYCGVTISDLKVKQSPIWLQNKLKAIGLMPKNNVVDVTNYVLHELGQPLHAFDARKINGGKVIVQTMPSGTKFITLDGIERELHEEDLMICDAEKPMCIAGVFGGINSGVTEETTSIFLESAYFDPVSIRKTAKRHALNTDASFRFERGIDPNITEYALKRAALLIQEVAGGKITSDIEEFYPKKIEDQMVRLNFENANKLIGEVIPTEVIKRILRSLDININSVTETGLGLTVPAYRNDVTREADIIEEILRVYGYDNINTTEKLNASISHSTGIEDFQLQNIVGNQLTSIGFYEILNNSLTTPDYFKLGNYTSEDLQVKIINPLSNDLSVMRQSLLYSGLEVINYNLNHKNDRLKLFEFGKTYFQIDGSNVEHKRMSLFICGNKEAERWNASKEKSGFFYLKGVVDSLLARLGITDLHSFSVENTDFSEGLNISSGNNVLVEYGIVSKSILSYFGINQDVFYADFKWDTILKAIQNKKLVFKPISKYPKVRRDFALLVDDTVSFDLIKDIAYSTERKLLKEVDLFDVYQGKNLPSGKKSYAVSFILQDEQKTLTDDQIDKIMSKLQKSFESKTGAILR